Part of the Burkholderia sp. FERM BP-3421 genome, GTCGCGCACTTCATCGAAAAACGGATTGGATTCCGTCATGAAACATTTCCTCTCAGCGTGTCGGCATCAAGCAACGATCGCGTCGCCGCGCAGCAGACGCCCGGTGTGCGCGCTCGACAGCCGCGCGATCAGCGGCAACGGCAGCAGGGTCAGCGCGGCCGCGACGAGCAGGCACGCGCGATAGACCGGCAGGGCCGCCGCCCCATCGTCGGATCCGGTTCCCGTTCCGGCCAGCCATGCATTGAGCGTGCTGCCGAGCACGGCGACGCCCAGGCAGAAGCCGAGCTGGCGATTGACGTTCCACAGCGCGCCCGCCTGCCCGAGCCGCGCGGGCGGCACGTCGAGAAACGCGACGCTTTGCGCGGCGCTTGAACACCGGCTGCCGCGGAAGCCCAGCACCGCGTAGGCCAGCGCCAGCCCGCCGTCGTGCCCGGCGGACCACGGTGCGGCGAGCATCAGGATGCCCGCGCACTCGATCAGCACGCCCGCGGCGAGCAGGCGTTTCGGCCCGGTGCGCGCGTGGCTCGATTTCCTCAAGGCGCGTCTGGCGGTGCGGGACGGCGGCGCGCCGGCCGCGCGTGTGACTGACGCGGGTTCGATTGACGCACCCGTGCCGGTCGTCAAGCCGCGTCGCGCACGGACGCGCTAAGCACAAGGTGCGCGCGCGGCTCGATGTCCTCAAGGCGCATCCGGCCGCGCGGGACGGCGGCGCGCCGGCCGCGCGCGTGCCTGGCGCGGGTTCGATTGACGCACCCGTGCCGGTCGTCAAGCCGCGTCGCGCACGGACGCGCTAAGCACAAGGTGCGCGCGTGGCTCGATGTCCTCAAGGCGCATCCGGCCGCGCGGGACGGCGGCGCGCCGGCCGCGCGCGTGACTGGCGCGGGTTCGATTGACGCACCCATGCCGGTCGTCAAGCCGCGTCGCGCACGGACGCGCTAAGATCCTGCTCGGCCTCGCCGTCCGGCTGTGCTGATCGGCCTCGCGCCACAAAGCCCCACGCGCGCGGCCGCCCGCTCGATCCTCGCCCCATGCGACCCAGATTCGACCAACGACAGGGAGGCTTCACCATGCATGCATCCGTCACGCGCGCATTCCGGCTCCGCGCACTCGCCGGCCTGACGCTCGCGGCGCTGTCCATCGGCGCGCACGCCGCCGACTGGATCGTCTCCGGCAACGACGGCAAGTATCAGCGCGTCGCGGGGCGCGACACCTACCTGCCCGACCCGCCCGCCGACACGCTCACGCTGCTCGATGCGAGCGTATTCCCGCCGCGCGTGAAAACCCAGGTCGACGTGGAAAACGGCATCCAGGGCCCGCCGCAGGCCGTCGCGATCACGCCGGACGCGCGCGTCGCGCTGGTCGGCGCGCCGACCCGCTACGATCAGGCGGCCAAGCAGCTGTTCTACGATCCGTTCCTGCAAGTGGTCGATCTCGACGCGACGCCGCCCGCCGTCACCCGCATCGATCTCGGCGCGCATCCGCAAGGCATCGCGATCGATCGCGCCGGGCGGCTCGCGCTCACGGCGAATCTCGACGGCAAGGTGTCGGTGCTTGCCATCGACGGCCGCTCGGTGCGGCTGCTCGACAGCCTCAAGATCGGCGCGAAGCGCCTCGCCGGCATCAGCTTCACGCACGACGGCCGGCACGCGCTCGTCTCGCTGCGCGACGAAGGGGGCGTGGCCGTGCTCGACGTCGACGGCACGACCGTCACCGACAGCGGCGTGCGCCTGAGCGCGGGCGTCGCGCCGTACACGGTCGACGTGTCGAGCGACGGCAAGTGGGCGGTGGTCAGCAATGTGGGCCTGGCGGGCCTGCCGGGCTACACCGGCAAGCTCGCGGGCGACGCCGACACGATCACGCTGATCGACGTGTCGCATGCGCCGTTCCGTGCGGTCCAGCACCTCACGGTGCCGTCGCTGCCCGAGGGCGTGGCGATCTCGCCCGACGGCAAGTGGATCGGCGTGCAGGCGATGGACGGCTCGAACCTGACACCGGACAACCCCGGCCGGCACACGCTCGGCAAGGTGCTGCTGTTCGCGATCCGCGACGGCCGCGCGGTCAAGACCGCCGAACTGCCGGGCGGCGAAGCCGCGCAAGGCATCGTGTTCACCGCCGACAGCCGGCACCTGATCGTGCAGTTCAACGTCGAGCGCCAGCTCGCGCTCTATGCGGTCAATGGCGGCAGGCTGCGCGACACCGGCGAGCGCATCGCGCTGACGGGCGGGCCGTCGTCGCTGCGCACGACGCCGCGCTGAGCGGCGCCGGACGCGCGCCGGACGACGCGGCGACGCCGCGTGCGGTCAGGCGCCCGCGACGAACAGCCAGACGATGCAGACGATCCCGACGAACCACACGAGCGAACGCACGGGCGCCCAGTTCAGCAGGTACAGCAGGCCGTGCAGCACGCGGGTGGCGACGAACACCATCGCGAGCAGGTCGACGCGCTGCGGATTCGCGCCGTTGTGCCACGCGACGACGAGCGCCGCCGTGAACAGGGCGAGCGCTTCCCAGGAGTTCTGGTGCGCGGCGGCCGCCCGGGCGCGCCAGCCTTCGAGCCTGGCCAGATAGCCGCGCGGATCGCGGTTGTCGTAGCCCTTCTGCGACTTCGCGCAAATGGTCCAGACGAACGGCAACAGCGCGACGATCAGCAGGCAGGTCTGCGAGATGTTCATGGCTACGTCTCCCTATCGTTACATCGTTGAATGTCAAAATAGGGCAGAGCTTAGC contains:
- a CDS encoding YncE family protein, producing the protein MHASVTRAFRLRALAGLTLAALSIGAHAADWIVSGNDGKYQRVAGRDTYLPDPPADTLTLLDASVFPPRVKTQVDVENGIQGPPQAVAITPDARVALVGAPTRYDQAAKQLFYDPFLQVVDLDATPPAVTRIDLGAHPQGIAIDRAGRLALTANLDGKVSVLAIDGRSVRLLDSLKIGAKRLAGISFTHDGRHALVSLRDEGGVAVLDVDGTTVTDSGVRLSAGVAPYTVDVSSDGKWAVVSNVGLAGLPGYTGKLAGDADTITLIDVSHAPFRAVQHLTVPSLPEGVAISPDGKWIGVQAMDGSNLTPDNPGRHTLGKVLLFAIRDGRAVKTAELPGGEAAQGIVFTADSRHLIVQFNVERQLALYAVNGGRLRDTGERIALTGGPSSLRTTPR
- a CDS encoding MAPEG family protein; protein product: MNISQTCLLIVALLPFVWTICAKSQKGYDNRDPRGYLARLEGWRARAAAAHQNSWEALALFTAALVVAWHNGANPQRVDLLAMVFVATRVLHGLLYLLNWAPVRSLVWFVGIVCIVWLFVAGA